The Marinobacter bohaiensis genome segment CGCCCGGCTGGATGAGGCCGTCTCCGGCAACGGCGAGCGGACCAGCCTGGACACCCTTCCGGCGGGCAACCGGCAATGGACCCTGCGGGTGACCACGCTACCGGCGTTCCTCAAGGCGACGGATTACGGAAAGGGGCACATCGTGCTGGCCGGCGGCATCCTGATCAGCCTGCTGCTGTTTTCGTTCATACGAACCCTGGCACTGACCCGCGCCCGCGCACTGAGCCTGTCCCGGGAAATGAACGAGGCGTTCCGGGAATCCGAAAGCAAGTTTGCCTCCCTGGCGGAAAGCGCCAACGCCGGCATCTTCATTGTTAACGAACGCGGCATCGTACAGTCCTGGAACCGGGCCGCTACGATCATCTTTGGTTTATCCGAACAGCAGGTGGTGGGGCGTCACTGTCTGCGACTGGTCCCACCTGCCGAGCGGCCCCGGCTGTTGATGCAAATAGGCGGGCTGCTGGAGCGTGACGACGCCGAGCTGGCCGGCGAGCAACTGGAACTGGCTTGCCTGCGCAGCGACGGCGAGACCTTCCCGGCGGAGATTTCCGTGGGGCAGTGGCGGACGCCGGCGGAAGCCTATTTCGGGGTCGTCCTGCGGGACATTACCGAGTACCGGCTGGCCCAGCGCCGCCTGGAGGACGCCCGAACGGTGGCTGAGGCGGCGAGCCGCGCCAAGACCGAATTCGTCGCCAACATGAGTCACGAAATCCGCACCCCCATGAACGCCATGCTGGGAATGGCCCAGATCCTGGCCAAGACCCGCCTCAGTGCGGATCAGCAGCGTTACGTCAACATGATCCACAGCGCCGGGCGGTCGCTGCTGGCGATCCTTAACGACATACTGGATTTTTCCAAGATCGAAGCCGGTCGCATGGAAATCACGCACGAAGCCTTCAATGTCGAGGAGATGGCCGCCAGTCTGGCTTCCATCATGACGCTGGATGCAGCCGGCAAGCGGCTGGAGCTGGCCATCGGTATCGAACCGGATGTACCTCGCGAGGTGTTGGGCGACGAGCTGCGCGTGCGCCAGGTGTTGATCAACCTGCTGTCCAACGCGATCAAGTTCACCGAGCAGGGGGAAGTGTCCCTGTTGGTGCAGGTGCTGGAGCGGACGGACCGGCAGGCCCGGGTCGAGTTCGTGGTGCGGGACACCGGGATTGGTATGTCGGAATCCCAGTTGGAGCGGTTGTTCCAGGCCTTCACCCAGGCCGACTCGTCGATGACGCGGCGCTTTGGCGGCACCGGCCTGGGGCTCACCATCACTCGCAAGCTGGTCTACCTGATGGGCGGCGACATCCGGGTCAGCAGTGAGCAGGGCAAAGGCAGCGAGTTTGTGGTGGAGTTGCCGCTGGAACTCGCGCGATCCGGGCAGGCCCCCACCTTGCCCCGGGGCCTGGGAGACCTGAAAGTGTTGATCGTTGACGACAACGACACCTCGCGGGAATACCTGGACAAGACCCTGCGTGGCTGGAAATGGAACGTGGATACGCTGGACCAGCCGCGCTCCCTGGCCGAGCAGCTGGAGAGCGGTGTGGACAACCTGTCGCAGTACGACGTCTTCCTGCTGGACTGGCAGATGCCGGCGATGAGCGGCCTGGAGCTGGCCCGCGTGATACGGCGCATTCCCACCTACAACAACGCCATCATCCTGCTGATGGTCAATGCGTTTGCCGAGGAATCGCTCAGCGCCTCCAGTGAAGCTGAGTTGGTGGACGCGGTGATACTCAAGCCGATCACCGGCTCCCACCTGTACGACCGGTTGCATGAAGTCATCGCCGCTCGCGCCGGCCAGGATGGCCTGCTGCCACCTATGGACGATGCCCTGCAGGGGCGCCTGGAGGGCGTCCGGATCCTGCTGGTGGAAGACAATCCTCTCAACCAGACCGTGGCGGCGGGCTTTCTGGAGTACGCCGGCGCGCGTGTCGCCGTTGCTGCCAACGGCCAGCTCGCGCTGGACCATTTGCGCCACGAGGCCGCCCATTACGACCTGGTTCTGATGGACGTGCAGATGCCGGTCATGGACGGCATTGCCGCCACCCGCGAGATTCGTGGCCAGCTTGGCTTGACCTTGCCGATTGTGGCCATGTCCGCTGGGGTGCTGGAGTCGGAGCAGGCGGTCTGCCGCGAGGCGGGCATGGACGGCTTCATTGGCAAGCCGGTGGATGAGGCGGAACTGATCCGGGTGGTCGGCGAGCATCTGGGGCTGGATTCGCCCCGCGAGGCGCCGCCAGAAGCTGCCAGGGAGGATGAAGCGACGGACGAAGACGCCGCCGTGGATTTCTCCAGCCTGGACGCGCTGATCGCCGCCAATCCTGCCGGTGCCCAGGCCTTGTGTGGGGTGGTCGGTGCCGTAGTGGAGCGGGGGGCAGCGCCCCTTAGTGAAGCTCATACCCTGTGGCAACAGCAAGCCAATGACGATGCCGCCCGAATCCTGCACACCTTGCGAGGCTCTATCGGTACGTTGGGGGCCACTGTGTTCCCGGGGCTGGCTATGGCTCTGGAGCAGAACCTGCGTTCGGCACCGGAAGACGTGACATCGTCCCAATGGGATGAGCTGGCGCAGGAACACGCCCGGGTGGTAGTGGCTGCCGAACATTGGCTGGCCCGTCACAGCGGCCCTGGACAGCCGCAGGACCATACCGCGCCACTGGATCGGGCTGTGCTCGATGAATTGCTGAGGCTGCTGGAAGAGAAAAACCTGCGAGCCCAGGCGCTGTTTATGGAACATCGCGCGGCACTGGCCGATATGATGGCGCCGTCGTCCATGGCCGAAGCGGAAGCCGCCATGAAACGACTGGATTTCGAATGGGTCAAATCGGTACTGGAAGAGATCCGGAGCCCTGAATAGCCTGGCTCGGCGATGGCCGGACCAAGAGGAACCGCAATGAAGACCATCGGCCTTCTCGGCGGCATGAGCTGGGAGTCCACCGCCAGTTACTACCGCGCCCTGAACGAAGGGGTGAAATCAGCCCTGGGCGGCCTGCATTCGGCCCGGATTGTCCTCTACAGCGTCGACTTTGCCGAGATCGAGGCCATGCAGGCCCGCGATGACTGGGAGGGCGCCGCCCGGCTCCTGTCACAAGCGGCCCGGGGCGTGCAGGCCGCCGGTGCCGATTTCCTGATGATCGGCACCAACACCATGCACCGGGTGGCGACCGATATCGAAGCCGCCGTCGACATTCCCCTGCTGCACATCGCCGACGCCACGGCGGAGCGGCTGATGGCGGATGACGTTGAACGGGTGGGGTTGCTGGGCACTCGCTACACCATGGTCCAGGATTTCTACAAGGGCCGCATGACGGACCAATACGGTCTGGATGTGCTGGTGCCGCCGGAGGATGAACAGGACGAGATCCACCGAATCATCTTCGAGGAGTTGTGCCTGGGCCGGATTCGGGAGGCGTCGCGGCTGAGCTTACTGTCCAGCATCCAGGCCCTGTACGAGCGTGGCGCCCGGGCGGTGATCCTCGGTTGCACCGAGATTGCGCTGCTGGTGCGTCAGGGTGACACCGGCGTACGCCTCTACGACACCACCGCGATCCACGCCGAACGGGCCATCGAATGGGCCCTGTCCGACGTTAAGGTCTGAGCGCCGCAGCGTTTGCCGGGCTCATCGGCCCCATGGCCGGACATCCCTGTTTTCCCCGACACCGATCTCTTCGACCGGCATTGGCCAGGCAGCGCCTCAATGCGGGACGGCGTGCCGGTCGTGGAGCACTTCGCGGTAGCGCTGGTAGATGTCGTCGTAGCGGCGGCGGTTGTCGGCGTCGGGGACGCAGTGAGTCGCGCTGTCCAGCTTGACCAGCCGTCGGCACAGATCGGACAGCGGCGTGCCCGGTCCGCGCTCTGAAGCATCGCACCAGGCGGCCTGGATAGCGGCGCCCAGGGCCGCGGATTCGCTGATTTCCGGGCACACCACCTCGGCACCCAGGGTGTCGGCGACGATCTGGCGCCACACTGGGCTGCGGGCGCCGCCACCGGTCAGGCGGATCTGGCTGGCGTTGCGGGCCAGGCCGCCCAGATGTTCCAGGCCGTAACGCAGTCCGAAGGTGGCGCCTTCCACCACAGCCCGGCACAGATTGGCCGGCGAGGTATTGAGGCTGGTCAGGCCGACGAAGCTGGCGCTGGCATGGGGCAGCATGGGCACCCGCTCGCCGTTGAAGAAGGGCAGGATGGTGACGCCTTCGGCGCCGATCGGCGCCGCCGCCACGTGGTCGCTGAAGTGGGCCAGGTCCAGTTTGAGCAGCTTGCGCACGAGGGTTGTGGCCGAGGTGACGTTCATGGTGCAGGCCAGTGGCAGCCAGCCGTCGCAGCTGGCGCAGAAGTTGGCCACCATGGCGCTGTCGCTGTGCACCGGTTCCGGGGAATAGGCGTAGACCGTGCCGGAGGTGCCCAGGCTGACGGTCACCAGCCCCGGTTCGATGTTGCCGGTGCCGATCGCCCCCATCATGTTGTCGCCGCCGCCGCTGGATACCAGCACATCCCCGGCCAGGCCCAGCTTGGCGGCCATCTCCGGGCGCACGGTGCCGGCGGGTTCCCGGGCGCCGATCAGTCGCGGCAACACTCGCTCCGGGTCCAGCTCCGGGGCAATGATTTCCAGCACGTCGTGACGCCACTGGCGGGTGCGGGTATCGAAATAACCGGTACCGGAGGCATCGCCGGCCTCGGCCACCCGCTCGCCGGTGAGGCGGAAATTCAGGTAGTCGTGGGGCAGCAGCAGGGTGTCGATGCGGCGGTAGGCGTCGGGGTGGGTTTCCCGCAGCCAGGCCAGTTTGGAGGCGGTGTAGCCGGTCTGCAGCACCAGCCCCAGCCGGTCGATGCAGCCGGCTTCGCCGCCCAGCAGCTCGATCAGGCGTGCGTTCTGGGGCGCGGTTTCGGTGTCGCACCAGAGTTTGGCGGGGTGCACCGGCTCGCCGCTGGCGTCCAGCGCGACCAGGCCATGCTGCTGTCCGGAAATGCCGATGGCCCGGATCGAGCGCGGATTCACCCGGGCCCGCTCGACCGCCTCGCCGAAGGCTTCCACGAACGCCTGCTCCCAGTCGGCGGGCGCCTGCTCGCGGCGCCCGTTCTCGCCTTCCTCCAGTCGATGGGGCCGGCTGGCTTCCCCCAGGATGCGGCCGTTGTCCACGTCCACCACAACGACTTTGGTGCTCTGGGTACCGCAATCGACGCCTACGTACATGTCATGCTCCTGTCCTCGCTGTCCGCACTGTATCGGGACTTCCAAGGATAGACCACAGCGCCGGTTGGGAGTGTCCGTCGAGCGATCACAGATCACCCCGCACCAGCGCTTCCACCGTGGATCGTGCGCCGTCGCTGTGCAGTCTGTTGAGAGCGGCCAGGTAGGCGTCGCGGAAGCGTGGCTCGCCGGCCAGGTCGCCGAACAGTTCCCGGTTCTCGATGAACGCCGTGGGGTGTTTGCGGTTGTCGGCGGCGATGGCCATCAGGCTGGCCTTGAGCGGGTCAACGACGTCGATGGGCTGGCCCGATTCGTCGGTGCCCTCGGCGTAGCGCGCCCAGCTGGCCACCACGGCGGCCGCCCGGTGCATGTCGCCGCCGGATTCCAGCTGGTGGCGGATCACCGGCAGCAGCCATTTGGGAATGCGGTCGGAGCTTTCCGCGCAGAGTCTGGCCAGGGTGTCCTTGATCTCCGGGTTGGCGAAGCGTTCGATCAGCGTGCGGCGGTACTGCGCCAGATCCACGCCGGGCACATCCGCCAGGGTGGGGCTGCCTTCCTGTTCCATGTAGGCCATCAGGAAGTCGACGAACAGCGGGTCCTGACACACCTCGTGGGCGTAACGGTAGCCCGCCAGGTAGCCGAAATAACACAGCGCCTGGTGGCTGGCGTTGAGCAGACGCAGCTTCATCAGCTCGTAGGGCTCGACGTCGGCCACCACCTGCACGCCGGCCTCTTCCAGCGGTGGGCGGCCGTCGACAAAGCGGTCTTCCAGCACCCACTGGGTAAAGGGTTCGCACACCACCGGCCAGTGGTCCTCCAGGTCGAAGCGGTCGCGCAGCTCGGCGATATCGGCGTCGGTGGTGACCGGGGTGATGCGGTCCACCATGGAATTGGGGAAGGGCACCGTCTGCTCGATCCAGTCCGCCAGCTCCGGGTCGCGCAGGCGGGCGTAGGCGGTGAACATGCGGTGGGCCACTTCGCCGTTGCCCTGGATGTTATCGCAGGACATGACGGTGAACGGCGGCAACTGGCGCTCCCGGCGCCGGCGCAGGGCTTCGGTGATCAAGCCGAACGCGGTTTTCGGGCGGGCCGGGTTGTCCAGGTCGTGCAGGATGTCGGGATGGCTGCGGTTGAAGTCGCCGGACACCGGATGCACGTTGTAGCCGCCCTCGGTGACGGTCAGCGAGACAATCCGAATGGCCGGGTCCACCATGCGTTCGATCACCGCGTCGGGATCGTCCGGGGCAAACAGGTAGTCCAGCATGCTGCCGATCACGCGGGCGTCGTAATGGCCGTCCGGATGCTTGACCACCAGGGTGTAGAGGTGGTCCTGGGTGGCCAGGGCGTCCTGCATGCGCCGGTCGCCGGGCATCACGCCGACGCCGACGATGCCCCAGTCCAGCGCCTGGCCCTGGTTCATCAGACTGTCCAGGTACATGGCCTGATGGGCGCGGTGAAAGCCGCCCACCCCGAAGTGGACGATCCCCGCCGAGACGGCGCTGCGGTCGTACCCGGGGACGGCGACGCCGGCGGCCAGTTCGTTGAGTGTGCTTTGGGACAGTCGGGTCATCGTTGCCTCCATGGATAGCGGCGTTAGTCGGGGCTCAGGTGGCGACGCGGGTGTCCGTGTTGGACCAGCGGATGTCCGGTTCAATGGACTCACGCTTGATCAGCGCCGCGTTGAGCATGTCCTTGTTGTGAGTGCGGTCGAGGGCGCCTGCTTCGTCCTGACCCATTTCCAGCCAGCGTTCGATCAGCCGGGTGACCAGTTCCCCGTCCGGCACGTCCAGGAACAGGGTCAGGTCGAACAAAGCGTGCAGAGGGCGCCAGGCGGGCTGGTCCAGCAGCAGATAGTTGCCCTCCACGATCACCACCCGGTGCTCCGGTGTGACGATGCGGGCGCCGGCCCGTGCCAGGTCCAGCGGCCGGTCGAATACCGGCACTGCGACGGGCGCCCGGGCCTGCCGGATACGCGCCAGGTCGTGATGCAGGCTGTCCGGGTCGAAGGTTTCCGGAGCGCCCTTGATGGCCAGTTGCCCGCGCGGCGCCAGCACCGCGTTGTCGAAGTGGTAGCCGTCCATCGGTACCACCACTGCGCAGTCGGCTTCCTGGGCGTTGAGCGTTTCCGCCAGCCGTTCCGACAGCAGGGATTTGCCCGCCGCCGGCGGTCCGGCCAGGGCGACGATCAACCGGCCTTTCTCCACGCAGGCGGCGCGGATGGTCTGGGCGATTTCGGCGATACTGGGTGTCATCGTTCGGTCTCCGGCAGGGGGATGGGGCCGGCTGGGCCCGCATCCGCGCTGCCTCAGCTCATCCAGTTGCCGCCATCCACATTCAGTGTCTGGGATACAACATAGTCGCTGTCGGCGCTGGCGAGGAATACCGCCGCGCCGGCATGATCCTCGGGCCGGCCCATCCGCCCGTAGGGCACCGCTTCGCCCACCAGGCGTTTCTTCTCGCCCAGGGGGCGGTTCTCGTATCGGGCGAACAGGGCGTCCACTTCATCCCACATGGGCGTGTCCACCACGCCGGGGGCGATGCCGTTGACGTTGATGCCGTACTGGATCAGGTCCAGCCCGCAGGACTGGGTGAGGCTGATCACCGCCGCCTTGGAGGCGCAGTACAGGCTCACCAGCGGCTCGCCGCGGCGGCCGGCCTGGCTTGCCATGTTGACGATCTTGCCGCCTTTGCCCCGCTCGACCATGGCCCGGGCCACCGCCTGCAGGGTGAAGAACAGGCCCTTTACGTTGACGCTGAACTGGCGGTCGTAGCTGTCCTCGGTCACCTCCAGCACGGGCGCCATGTCGAACACCGCGGCGTTGTTGACGAGGATGTCGATGCCGCCCCAGCGGTCGGTGACGGCCTTGATCATGCTGTCGATGGAGGTTCGGTCGCAGACATTCAGGGTCTGGCCCATCAGGAGTACCGCGTCGCCCCGTTCGCGTTTGAGGTCGGCCAGGGTGTCGTCGATGGCCTGGCGGTCGATGTCCGCCACGACCACGCGGGCGCCTTCGTCGAGGTAGCGTTCGACGATGGCCCGGCCAATACCGCGTGCGCCGCCGGTGATGACGGCCACCTTGTCCTGCAGTTTCATGGGCGTTGCTCCTCCGGTGCCGGGCCGTTGTCGCCCCGTTGCCGGCGCCATTCCGCCAACAGTTGGGGCAGGCCGGCCATGGCCGGCAGGGTGCGCCAGGCGCCGGCGCTTTCCAGGTGTTCGTGGTGGCCGTCCTCGATGTGGCTGGCACCGGTGAAGCCGATCACGGTCATGCCGGCGCCGCTGGCGGCGGTGACGCCGGAGACGCTGTCCTCCACCACCAGGCAGTCCTCCGGCGCAATCCCCAGTTCGCGGGCGGCCAGCAGATAGACCGCCGGGTCCGGTTTTGGCAGCGGCACCTGCTCGGCGGTGAACAGCGGCGCCTGTCCCAGCCAGGCGTCCAGGCCGGTGGTGCGCAGGGAGTTGCGGACCCGGAAACGGGTGGAGTTGGAGACGATCGCCAGCGGCAGGTCCAGCCGCGACACCACATCGGCCACGCCATGGATCGGCTGCAGCGACTGGCCCAACCGACCCTCGATGGCCGCATCGATGCGCGGCAGGGCATCGTCCGGCAGGGTGTGGACGCTAAGCTGCTCCAGGTGGCGCAGGATGTTGCCGGTGGTCATGCCCAGGGCGTTGCGCAGCACCGTGTCGGGTGCCAGGTCCGGCAGCCAGTCCCGCAGCATATCCACCAGGGTGGCTTCGGCGATCACCTCGCTGTCCACCAGCACGCCGTCGCAGTCAAAAATCAGGGTTTCCATGGGCGTCTCGCTTATGGGTTGCCGGAATCGGAAGGCGCCCGATTGGCCTGGCGATCAATGGCGGTCAGTGGGTGCTGCTCCAGGCTGGTCAGGGCCAGGCCGTCGTCGCGGAACAAATGGCCGCGGAAGGGCTGGAAGCCGAAACGGACGACGTCGCCCACCTTGTGTTCGATGTCGCCGTCGGCCACCACGGTGACAATGCCCTGTTCCATCTGGACGTACAGGGAGGTGGCTCCACCCAGCCGTTCGATCACCTGGATGCGTCCGCTCAGGGGGCCGTCGTCCGCCAGGCTCAGGTGTTCCGGGCGGATGCCCAACTCCAGCGACGCGCCGTCGGCCAGGTCGCTGCCGTCCACCGGAATCCGGCAGCTGGCGCCGCCGGGCAGTTCCACGTTGACTCCCTCGGCGTTGCTGTCGCGATAGGTGACGGCCATGAAATTCATGGTGGGCGAGCCGATGAACCCGGCTACAAACCGGTTGCGGGGGTGGTGGTAGAGCGCCATCGGGGAGCCGATCTGCTCCACGATCCCGCCCTGCAGCACCACGATCTTGTCGGCCATGGTCATGGCCTCGATCTGGTCGTGGGTGACGTAGATCATGGTGGCGTCCAGCTCTTCGTGCAGGCGGGCGAGTTCCACCCGCATCTGCACCCGCAGGGCGGCGTCCAGGTTCGAGAGCGGCTCATCGAACAGGAAGATGCTGGGGTTGCGCACGATGGCGCGGCCAATGGCCACCCGCTGGCGCTGGCCGCCGGACAGGGCGCGCGGCTTGCGTTCCAGCAGGTTCTCCAGTTGCAGGATGCGGGCGGCGTCCAGCACCTTCTGCTTGCGCTCAGTCTTGGGAATGCCCGCCAGGCGCAGGCTGAAGCCCATGTTGTCCTCCACCGTCATGTGCGGGTAGAGGGCGTAGCTCTGGAATACCATGGCCAGGCCGCGCTCGGCCGGGCCCACCTCGTTCATGCGCTGGCCGTCGATGAGGATGTCGCCGTCGCTGGTGCTCTCCAGCCCGGCGATCATACGCAGCAGGGTGGATTTTCCGCAGCCGGACGGTCCGACAAAAACGACGAATTCCCTGTCCTTTACCTCCAGGTCCACGCCCTTGATGACGTGGGTTTCGCCGAATTCCTTGATCACGTTTTTCAGTTGAAGCGTTGCCATGTTGAAACCTTTTTGTGCAGAACGGCTCTTGAAAACGGGCGCCGGAAGCCGCCTATTTGACCGCGCCGAATGTCAGGCCGCGGACCATCTGTTTCTGGGTCAGCCAGCCGAACACCAGGATTGGCGCGATGGCCATGGTGGACGCGGCGGAGAGCTTGGCCCAGAACAGCCCCTCGGGACTGGAGAACGAGGCGATGTAGGCGGTCAGCGGTGCCGCCTGGGACGAGGTCAGGTTGAGACTCCAGAAGGCCTCGTTCCAGCTCAGGATGACCGACAGCAGACCGGTGGAGGCGATGCCCGGCACGGTCAGCGGCAGCAGCAGGTGCCACACCTCCTGGAAGGTGGAGGCGCCGTCCATGCGACCGGCTTCGAGGATGTCCTTGGGCAGATCCTTGAAGAAGGTGTAGAGCATCCACACCACGATCGGCAGGTTCATCAGGGTATAGACGATGGTCAGCCCCAGCTTGGTGTCCAGCAGCCCGGTGTCCCGGAACAGCAGGTAGATGGGTACCAGCACGCCCACCGGTGGCAGCATCTTGGTGGATAGCATCCACAGCAGCGTGCCCTTGGTGCGCTTGGTAGGCAGGAACGACATCGAATAGGCCGACGGGATCGCGATGATCAGCGCCAGCAGGGTGGAGCCGAAGGCGACGACCACACTGTTCCAGGCGAATTTGAAGTAGTCCGCCCGCTGTTGCACCTCGGCGTAGCTGTCCAGCGTCGGTGAGAAAATCAGCGAGGGATCGGCCACCGCCTCGGTTTCCGTCTTGAAGCCGGTCAGCACCATCCAGAAGATCGGGAAGAAGATCACGAAGGCGATGACCCAGGCCAGCAGGCCGATGGCGAAGCGTTTTACGGTTGGATTGGTCATGATGCGCGCCTCACTCGTCCAGGTTCTTGGCCACCATCCGCACCAGGAAGATGGCAACGATGTTGGCCAGGATGATGGCGACCACGCCGCCGGCGGAGGCCATGCCTACGTCGAAATCCAGCAGGGCGCGGATGTAGATCAGGTAGGCCAGGTTGGTGGTGGCCAGGCCCGGTCCGCCGGAGGTGGTGACGAAGATCTCCGCGAACACGGTGAGCAGGAAAATCATCTCGATCATGATCACCACGCTGATGGCGCGCTTGAGGTGCGGCAGCGTGATGAAGAAAAAGATCGCCACCGGCCCGGCGCCGTCCATACGGGCGGCTTCCACCTGATCGTCGTCCAGCGACTGCATGGCGGTGAGCAGGATCAGCAGGGCGAACGGCAGCCACTGCCAGGCCACGATGATCACGATCGAGGTCATCGGCAGGGACGAGAACCAGTCCACCGGCTCGGCGCCGAACACACCCGCCAGCCAGGCCAGCACGCCGTTGGCCGGGTGCATCATCAGGTTCTTCCACACCAGCGCGCTGACCGTGGGCATGACGAAGAAGGGCGAGATCACCAGCACCCGGGCGATGCCGCGACCAAAGAATTCCTGCTGGAACAGCACCGCCAGCAGCGTTCCGCCGACCACGGTGATGACCAGCACCCAGCCGACCAGCAGCAGGGTGTTGAGCATGGCCGTCCACAGGGCCGGGTCGGTGAACAGGTATTCGTAGTTCTCCAGCCCGGCGAAGCCGGTCATGCCGGGCATCAGCAGGTTGTAGCGCTGGAACGAGAACCAGACGGTCATCGCCAGCGGTACGATCATCCACAGGAACAGCAGGGTGACCGCGGGCCCTTGCAGCGCCAATGGCCGCAGCCCGCCGACCGTGCGTCCGGCAGCTCGGGGTTTGTTCATGGTGGTATCCGGCTCGTTGCTGGGGCCGGGAAGCCCGGCCCGGGAGTTCAGGGTTCGATGCGGACCGGGAGACGCGGGCGCGCCTCCCGGGCGGCAGGGTCTACTTGATGTAGCCCGCACGCTCCATGGTGCGGCGGGTGGCCCGCTGAGCGTTGCTCAGGGCCTGCTCCACCGACATCTCGCCGGTCAGGGCGGCGGCGATCATCTGGCCCACCTGGGTGCCGACCGACTGGAACTCGGGAATGCTCACGATCTGCACCCCGGTGTAGGGCACCGGCTTGAGGGTGGCGTCGGTGGGGTCGGCCTCCTCGATGGCGTCCAGCACGAAGTCGGCAAAGGGTGCCGCTTCCTGGTAATGATCGTTCTTGTAAGTGGACTGGCGGGTCCCCGGCGGTACGCTGGTCCAGCCTTCCTTCTCGCCGACCATCGAGATGTACTCCTGGGATGTGGCCCAGGTGACGAACTCACGCGCCGCGTCCTTGGCGTCGGAGGACGACGGAATCGCCAGCGCCCAGGACCAGAGCCAGTGGGAGCCTTTCGGGGTCTGTGCCACCGGGGCCGGTGCGAAGCCGAGCTTGCTGGCGACGTCGGATTCGTCCGGATTGTAGAGCTTGCCGGCGGCGGAGGTGGCGTCCACCCACATACCGCAGTTGCCGCGGGAGAACAGTGCCAGGTTCTCGTTGAAGCCGTTGGAACTGGCACCGGCGGGACCGTAGTCGTTGAGCAGGTCGACGTAGAAGGTGATGGCCTCGTTCCAGGCCTTGGAATCGATCTCCGGATTCCAGTCCATATCGAACCAGCGGCCGCCGTACGTGTTCACCAGGGTGGTGACGAACGCCATGTTCTCGCCCCAGCCGGGCTTGCCGCGCAGGCAGATGCCCGCCACGTCGTTGTCGGGATCGTTGATCTTGCTGGCCCAGTCACGCACCTCGGTCCAGGTGGGCTGGTCGGTCATCTCGATGCCGGCCTTCTCGAACAGGTCCTTGCGGTAGTACATCATCGAGCTTTCGGCATAGAACGGCAGGGCGTAGGGTTTGCCGTCGTAGCTCAGGCCGTCGAGCACGGGCTTGATCAGATCGTCCGGCTTGTAGGCTTCGGGCAGGTCCTGGAGCGGTTCCAGCCAGCCGCGCTCGGCCCAGATGGGGGCCTCGTAGGTGCCGATGGTCATCACGTCGAACTGGCCGCCGTTGGTGGCGATGTCGGTGGTCAGGCGCTGGCGCAGTACGTTTTCTTCCAGCACCACCCATTCCAGGTCGATGTCCGGATGCGCTTCTTCGAAGGCGCTGGAGAGGCGCTGCATGATGACCATGTCATTGTTGTTGACCGTCGCCACGGTCAGGGTTTCGGCCTGGGCCGCGAGCGTTGAGAAAGCCGCAATGCCGGCGAGGGGCAGGGCGTGTTTGAGCTTCATGGCTTGCTCCTTGTGTGGGAGATCTTGGAATTGTTGTGTGAAGCCTGTGCTTGCGCGTTGTTTTGATCAATTGAATCTAGATCCGATCAAATGATCGGTCAAGAGCAAAAAAAATACAACCCGCGGGAAGGATGTCGGCCGGACCGGGGTCATTCCCTGACCTCCTGGTTGGTGATGCCCCGGTCGACGCCGTGCTCGACAACATAGCGGGCGGCGGTCTCGTCCGTGATCAGCCCCCGGATCCAGCGGCCGCGCAACGCCGCGAGAATGGCCGGTCCTTTCTCGTCGCCTCCGGCCAGCGCCACCAGACGCTGCTTGCACAGGGTTTCCAGCGCGGGGCTGGTGATGCGTCGGGTGATGGAACAGTCCACCAGGTGGCCCTGTCGGTCCAGGGGCCAGCCCAGCAGCTCGCCGACGGCGTTGCAGCCCAGCAGTTCGTCCAGCTCCGCTTCGTTGATGAAGTGGTCCTGGAACAGGGTGGCGTGGCGGTTGATCGGCCCCACCCCGATGAAGCCCACCTCGGCCTCGACGGCCACCTGGGCGATGGCATGGAACAGCCGCTGATGCAGCAGGGCGTCGCGCTCCTCCACCGATCCGGCCACCAC includes the following:
- a CDS encoding aspartate/glutamate racemase family protein, with the translated sequence MKTIGLLGGMSWESTASYYRALNEGVKSALGGLHSARIVLYSVDFAEIEAMQARDDWEGAARLLSQAARGVQAAGADFLMIGTNTMHRVATDIEAAVDIPLLHIADATAERLMADDVERVGLLGTRYTMVQDFYKGRMTDQYGLDVLVPPEDEQDEIHRIIFEELCLGRIREASRLSLLSSIQALYERGARAVILGCTEIALLVRQGDTGVRLYDTTAIHAERAIEWALSDVKV
- a CDS encoding CHASE domain-containing protein produces the protein MALTAVYVLVAYLSLKLAFQNTNVSPIWPPTGIAVAALLLGGMRLWPAIAAGAFIANLISFPTLESAPQLTIITSLTIAAGNTLEALFAAYVIRRLAGGGVSFDRLLHVFRFIMIAAAACLISAVVGVTSLFMAGFLSGPSFLEALGTWWLGDTVGLLVLVPLAVSLFRTQDAESGPFAWNAGIGLVLACSAISLMVFWPVPGGSEFQALAAFLYIPCLGVAAYYFGLRGVSLLTLAIGALAVAGTLNGLGPFHFRTPHASLVALDGFMLLWTITGMLLSSDLAERGHSRNRRVRDFLQPWIALMVALALTIFAWRSITDSVEEDASARFASLTADIEARILERLRDCQQVLRGAAGLFYGSESVTADDWRRYVRELRLTESYPGIQGVGFARYVNGPQALQRFEERLRRQGFEQFRVHPEGPRQVYVPVTFLEPMDWRNQRAHGYDMFSEDNRRWALVRARDSGEVSVSRRITLVQETDVGVQAGFLMYAPIYHGFRVPGSQEARRQSIIGYTYSPFRMNDLVEGILRDDFPTVAVEVFDGTQIDSAHLMYRDARLDEAVSGNGERTSLDTLPAGNRQWTLRVTTLPAFLKATDYGKGHIVLAGGILISLLLFSFIRTLALTRARALSLSREMNEAFRESESKFASLAESANAGIFIVNERGIVQSWNRAATIIFGLSEQQVVGRHCLRLVPPAERPRLLMQIGGLLERDDAELAGEQLELACLRSDGETFPAEISVGQWRTPAEAYFGVVLRDITEYRLAQRRLEDARTVAEAASRAKTEFVANMSHEIRTPMNAMLGMAQILAKTRLSADQQRYVNMIHSAGRSLLAILNDILDFSKIEAGRMEITHEAFNVEEMAASLASIMTLDAAGKRLELAIGIEPDVPREVLGDELRVRQVLINLLSNAIKFTEQGEVSLLVQVLERTDRQARVEFVVRDTGIGMSESQLERLFQAFTQADSSMTRRFGGTGLGLTITRKLVYLMGGDIRVSSEQGKGSEFVVELPLELARSGQAPTLPRGLGDLKVLIVDDNDTSREYLDKTLRGWKWNVDTLDQPRSLAEQLESGVDNLSQYDVFLLDWQMPAMSGLELARVIRRIPTYNNAIILLMVNAFAEESLSASSEAELVDAVILKPITGSHLYDRLHEVIAARAGQDGLLPPMDDALQGRLEGVRILLVEDNPLNQTVAAGFLEYAGARVAVAANGQLALDHLRHEAAHYDLVLMDVQMPVMDGIAATREIRGQLGLTLPIVAMSAGVLESEQAVCREAGMDGFIGKPVDEAELIRVVGEHLGLDSPREAPPEAAREDEATDEDAAVDFSSLDALIAANPAGAQALCGVVGAVVERGAAPLSEAHTLWQQQANDDAARILHTLRGSIGTLGATVFPGLAMALEQNLRSAPEDVTSSQWDELAQEHARVVVAAEHWLARHSGPGQPQDHTAPLDRAVLDELLRLLEEKNLRAQALFMEHRAALADMMAPSSMAEAEAAMKRLDFEWVKSVLEEIRSPE